A single region of the Arthrobacter sp. V1I7 genome encodes:
- a CDS encoding ABC transporter ATP-binding protein, giving the protein MRSPESPVLSISGLVKDVGPLPTLDGKMLRVVSGLSLVAERGQVTALLGANGAGKTTTLECAQGLQKRTAGSISLLGQDPDTAGAGLRARVGVMLQDGGLPPSARPIPLLRHIAGMYHDPWPVEELIGRLGIDSFSRTSVRRLSGGQKQRLALAAALAGNPEVLFLDEPSAGLDPQSRHLVFELISELRDRGMGIILTTHLMDDAQRLADYVYIIDAGRNVAEGTVAQLLQHRLPSAGEQHIRTLLFEAEPGLDFTGVLPDGVDVTEARAGSYTATGVLTPNDLAAITAWWAAHGIMPSSLSLEARSLEDVFLDISGREIR; this is encoded by the coding sequence GTGCGATCTCCCGAATCCCCCGTCCTGTCCATCAGCGGGCTAGTCAAGGATGTTGGTCCACTGCCCACCCTCGACGGCAAGATGCTGCGGGTGGTCAGCGGACTCTCCCTCGTCGCCGAACGCGGACAGGTTACGGCCCTGCTGGGTGCCAACGGAGCCGGCAAGACGACCACCCTTGAATGCGCCCAGGGCCTGCAAAAGCGTACCGCAGGGAGTATCAGCCTGCTCGGCCAGGATCCGGATACGGCAGGAGCCGGGTTGCGTGCGCGCGTCGGAGTAATGCTGCAGGACGGCGGGCTGCCGCCGTCGGCCCGGCCCATTCCCCTGTTAAGGCACATCGCCGGCATGTACCACGATCCCTGGCCCGTCGAGGAGTTGATCGGCCGCCTCGGGATCGATAGCTTCAGCCGCACCTCGGTCCGGCGGCTTTCCGGCGGGCAGAAGCAGCGGCTCGCCCTCGCCGCAGCCCTCGCCGGTAATCCGGAGGTGCTCTTCCTGGACGAGCCAAGCGCGGGCCTGGACCCGCAGTCCCGCCACCTCGTGTTCGAGCTGATCTCGGAACTCCGCGACCGCGGAATGGGGATCATCCTGACCACCCATCTGATGGACGACGCCCAGCGCCTGGCCGACTACGTCTACATCATCGACGCCGGCCGGAACGTCGCCGAAGGCACCGTCGCCCAGTTGTTGCAGCACCGGCTCCCGTCCGCTGGCGAACAGCACATCCGTACCCTCCTGTTCGAGGCCGAACCGGGGCTGGACTTCACCGGGGTGCTGCCCGACGGCGTCGACGTCACCGAGGCGCGGGCCGGCAGCTACACCGCCACGGGCGTCCTCACGCCCAACGACCTGGCCGCGATCACCGCGTGGTGGGCCGCGCACGGGATCATGCCCAGCTCCCTGAGCCTTGAGGCACGCAGCCTCGAGGACGTCTTCCTGGACATCTCCGGAAGGGAGATCCGATGA
- the sufB gene encoding Fe-S cluster assembly protein SufB, which produces MTDQLSEKKVAETTVISEILEKNPELHGIGTYEYGWADKNDVGANARRGINEDVVRDISAKKNEPEWMLDLRLKGLKYFDRKPMPTWGADLSGIDFDNIKYFVRSTEKQAATWEDLPEDIRNTYEKLGIPEAERSRLVSGVAAQYESEVVYHQIREDLEQQGVIFLDTDTALREHPEIFQEYFGTIIPVGDNKFASLNTAVWSGGSFVYVPKGVHVDIPLQAYFRINTENMGQFERTLIIADEDSYVHYIEGCTAPIYTSDSLHSAVVEIIVKKGARVRYTTIQNWSTNVYNLVTKRAICEEGATMEWIDGNIGSKVTMKYPAVYLVGEGAKGETLSIAFAGEGQHQDTGSKMVHIAPNTKSSIVSKSVARGGGRAAYRGLVQVREGAKHSANTVRCDALLVDTISRSDTYPYIDIREDDVTMGHEATVSRVSEEQLFYLMSRGMREDEAMAMIVRGFIEPIARELPMEYALELNRLIELQMEGSVG; this is translated from the coding sequence ATGACGGACCAACTATCAGAGAAGAAGGTTGCCGAAACTACTGTGATCTCGGAGATTCTGGAGAAGAATCCCGAGCTCCATGGAATCGGCACCTACGAATACGGATGGGCCGACAAGAACGACGTCGGCGCCAACGCCCGCCGTGGTATCAACGAGGACGTTGTCCGTGACATCTCGGCCAAGAAGAACGAGCCGGAATGGATGCTCGATCTTCGCCTCAAGGGCCTGAAGTACTTCGACCGCAAGCCCATGCCCACCTGGGGCGCGGACCTGTCCGGCATCGACTTCGACAACATCAAGTACTTCGTGCGGTCCACCGAGAAGCAGGCCGCCACCTGGGAGGACCTCCCCGAGGACATCCGGAACACTTACGAGAAGCTGGGCATCCCGGAAGCCGAGCGCAGCCGCCTCGTCTCCGGCGTCGCGGCGCAGTACGAGTCCGAGGTCGTCTACCACCAGATCCGCGAGGACCTGGAACAACAGGGCGTCATCTTCCTCGACACGGACACCGCGCTGCGCGAACACCCGGAGATCTTCCAGGAGTACTTCGGCACGATCATCCCGGTGGGCGACAACAAGTTCGCCTCGCTGAACACGGCGGTCTGGTCCGGCGGCTCCTTCGTGTACGTCCCCAAGGGCGTCCACGTCGACATCCCGCTGCAGGCATACTTCCGCATCAACACGGAAAACATGGGCCAGTTCGAGCGCACCCTGATCATCGCCGACGAGGACTCCTACGTCCACTACATCGAAGGCTGCACCGCGCCGATCTACACCTCCGACTCGCTGCACTCCGCCGTGGTCGAGATCATCGTGAAAAAGGGCGCCCGCGTCCGCTACACGACCATCCAGAACTGGTCCACGAACGTGTACAACCTGGTCACCAAGCGCGCCATCTGCGAAGAGGGCGCCACGATGGAGTGGATCGATGGCAACATCGGCTCCAAGGTCACCATGAAGTACCCGGCCGTCTACCTGGTGGGCGAAGGCGCCAAGGGCGAGACCCTGTCCATCGCTTTCGCCGGCGAGGGCCAGCACCAGGACACCGGTTCCAAGATGGTCCACATCGCGCCGAACACCAAGAGCTCCATCGTCTCGAAGTCGGTGGCCCGCGGCGGCGGCCGTGCTGCCTACCGGGGCCTCGTCCAGGTCCGTGAAGGCGCCAAGCACTCGGCCAACACGGTCCGCTGTGACGCCCTGCTGGTGGACACCATCAGCCGTTCGGACACCTACCCGTACATCGATATCCGCGAGGATGACGTGACGATGGGGCACGAGGCCACGGTCTCGCGCGTCAGTGAAGAGCAGCTGTTCTACCTGATGTCCCGCGGCATGCGCGAAGACGAGGCCATGGCGATGATCGTCCGCGGCTTCATCGAGCCCATTGCCCGTGAACTGCCGATGGAATACGCCCTCGAGCTGAACCGCCTGATTGAACTGCAGATGGAAGGATCGGTCGGTTAA
- a CDS encoding ABC transporter permease: MTRVSGARPSGGAAHGRAPLGSPAPGVPLGSAPAPLLRRIVLQGKYETVTMLRNGEQLILAVVLPLLAMVGLTVTPMLDGLGSSRINVAVPGILALCAMSTAFTGQGISTGFDRRYGVLRFLSTTPLGRAGLIAGKVLAVLAVLFLQVVVVTAVALWLGWQPEPAGWLPGLALLVLGAASFTALGLLVAGTVRPEATLAITNLLWILLGALGGIVIPAERLPALAQAVVHFLPSGALGQALRDAFLHGSINAAAVLVLLFWTAIAGGAATRWFKWN; encoded by the coding sequence ATGACCCGCGTTTCCGGCGCCAGGCCCTCCGGCGGTGCAGCGCATGGCCGGGCCCCGCTGGGCAGCCCAGCTCCCGGCGTCCCGCTGGGCAGCGCCCCGGCTCCCCTGTTGCGGCGGATCGTGCTGCAGGGCAAATACGAGACGGTCACCATGCTCCGGAACGGCGAGCAGCTGATCCTCGCAGTAGTGCTCCCCCTCCTGGCGATGGTGGGGCTGACCGTCACACCGATGCTGGACGGGCTCGGTTCTAGCCGGATCAACGTCGCCGTCCCGGGCATCCTGGCCCTATGCGCCATGTCCACGGCGTTCACCGGCCAGGGCATCTCCACGGGCTTCGACCGCCGCTACGGCGTCCTGCGGTTCCTCTCCACGACCCCCCTGGGCCGCGCCGGCCTGATCGCCGGCAAGGTCCTCGCCGTGCTGGCTGTGTTGTTCCTGCAGGTGGTTGTGGTCACGGCGGTGGCCCTGTGGCTGGGCTGGCAGCCCGAGCCTGCAGGCTGGCTGCCGGGCCTGGCCCTGCTGGTGCTGGGGGCCGCGTCCTTCACGGCGCTCGGCCTGCTGGTCGCCGGAACGGTCCGGCCGGAAGCGACCCTGGCCATCACCAATTTGCTGTGGATCCTGCTCGGGGCACTGGGCGGGATCGTGATCCCGGCCGAACGGCTGCCGGCGCTGGCGCAGGCCGTGGTGCATTTCCTTCCCTCCGGTGCGCTGGGTCAGGCCCTGAGGGACGCTTTCCTGCACGGCAGCATCAACGCCGCCGCCGTGCTTGTCCTGCTGTTCTGGACGGCCATCGCCGGCGGAGCGGCAACCCGTTGGTTCAAGTGGAATTGA
- a CDS encoding heme A synthase — protein MSTVSRPPRIVSGITSRLPVTVDKTVKRLAVLSLIGQTVLVVTGGAVRLTASGLGCPTWPRCTDASLVNTPEMGIHGIIEFGNRLLTFALAAVAVLMLVYLWNLRKERRDLFLLAAGLLASIPAQAVIGGITVLTQLNPWVVGLHFLVSMALVVLATLLVNRAHGRTGKFRTAELDALPGAARPVMTAVALFSAIAVCLGVVVTGAGPHAGDADAPRNNLDWDLFSHIHAVPAYLITAGAMFGLFLVLRGRISGPFRSAVFLLLGVTLLQAAIGFSQYYNGIPALLVGAHMLGAALLMSAATNTADLARYSPVK, from the coding sequence GTGAGTACGGTGTCACGCCCACCCCGGATCGTCTCCGGGATCACCTCCCGGCTGCCCGTCACCGTCGACAAGACGGTCAAGCGGCTGGCTGTTTTGTCCCTGATCGGCCAGACGGTGCTCGTGGTGACCGGCGGTGCCGTGAGGCTCACCGCCTCGGGCCTTGGCTGCCCCACCTGGCCGCGCTGTACGGATGCCTCGCTGGTGAACACTCCGGAAATGGGAATCCACGGCATCATCGAGTTCGGCAACCGGCTCCTGACCTTCGCGCTGGCCGCCGTCGCCGTCCTGATGCTCGTGTACCTGTGGAACCTCCGCAAGGAACGCCGGGACCTGTTCCTGCTGGCCGCGGGCCTGCTCGCCAGCATCCCGGCGCAGGCGGTGATCGGCGGCATCACCGTCCTGACCCAACTGAACCCGTGGGTGGTGGGCCTGCACTTCCTGGTCTCCATGGCCCTCGTTGTCCTCGCCACCCTGCTGGTCAACCGCGCCCACGGCCGCACCGGTAAGTTCCGGACCGCCGAACTGGACGCCCTGCCGGGTGCCGCACGTCCGGTGATGACCGCCGTCGCGCTGTTCTCCGCCATCGCCGTCTGCCTGGGCGTCGTGGTCACCGGGGCCGGTCCGCACGCCGGCGACGCCGACGCTCCGCGGAACAACCTGGACTGGGACCTGTTCTCACACATCCACGCCGTGCCCGCCTACCTGATAACAGCCGGGGCAATGTTCGGACTGTTCCTGGTGCTTCGCGGGCGGATCTCCGGGCCGTTCCGTAGCGCCGTCTTCCTGCTCCTGGGCGTGACACTGCTCCAGGCGGCCATCGGATTCAGCCAGTACTACAACGGCATCCCGGCGCTGCTCGTGGGAGCGCACATGCTGGGCGCGGCCCTGCTGATGAGCGCGGCGACCAACACCGCGGACCTGGCCCGCTACAGCCCGGTGAAGTAG
- the sufD gene encoding Fe-S cluster assembly protein SufD, with product MTDITTEKARIGAPSAQPFINGFTEEGESLSPLNAAASKSPLAGDAVKRHSHGGGVGVPDSSRAGRLTSYMLADFKPLTGLEEDWRFTPLKRLRGLHSEVLNGAAPSVAVTAPDSVTVETVGRDDRRIGSAAIPEDRVSANAWENFTEATVITVPAEVQAEGEVSVVLTGRGTEASAQHVVIVAEKFSRAVVVLDHQGSAVVSENIEILVEDGAQLTVISLQEWNDDAVHASSQQVKLGRDAKFKHIVVSLGGDLVRVTPSARFTAPGAEVELFGLYFADAGQHLEQRLFVDHAVANCKSNVLYKGALQGRNAHTVWVGDVLIRKEAEGTDTYEANRNLVLTDGARADSVPNLEIETGLIAGAGHASATGRFDDEHLFYLMARGIPEEVARRLVVRGFLNEIIQQIGVPAIEERLTAAVERELAATDN from the coding sequence ATGACTGACATCACTACTGAAAAGGCCCGCATCGGCGCGCCGTCAGCCCAGCCGTTCATCAACGGTTTCACCGAAGAAGGCGAAAGCCTTTCGCCGCTCAACGCTGCCGCATCCAAGTCACCGCTGGCGGGAGACGCCGTCAAGCGCCACTCGCACGGCGGCGGCGTCGGCGTTCCGGACAGTTCCCGCGCCGGCCGCCTGACGTCCTACATGCTGGCGGACTTCAAGCCGCTGACCGGTCTGGAGGAGGACTGGCGGTTCACCCCGCTCAAGCGCCTCCGCGGGCTGCACAGCGAAGTCCTCAACGGGGCCGCACCGTCCGTCGCCGTCACGGCCCCGGACTCCGTCACTGTTGAGACCGTCGGCCGCGATGACCGCCGGATCGGGTCCGCGGCCATCCCCGAGGACCGCGTCTCCGCCAACGCCTGGGAGAACTTCACCGAGGCCACGGTCATCACCGTGCCCGCCGAGGTCCAGGCCGAGGGTGAGGTCAGCGTTGTGCTGACCGGCCGGGGCACCGAGGCTTCCGCGCAGCATGTTGTAATCGTGGCGGAGAAGTTCTCCAGGGCCGTCGTCGTCCTGGATCACCAGGGCAGCGCCGTCGTCTCGGAAAACATCGAGATCCTCGTGGAGGACGGCGCACAGCTGACCGTCATCTCGCTCCAGGAATGGAACGACGACGCGGTGCACGCCTCCTCCCAGCAGGTGAAGCTCGGCCGCGACGCCAAGTTCAAGCACATCGTCGTCAGCCTCGGCGGCGACTTGGTGCGCGTCACGCCGTCGGCCCGTTTCACCGCTCCCGGCGCCGAAGTTGAACTCTTCGGCCTGTACTTCGCCGACGCCGGCCAGCACCTTGAGCAGCGCCTGTTCGTCGACCACGCTGTCGCCAACTGCAAGTCCAACGTGCTCTACAAGGGCGCCCTGCAGGGCCGCAACGCGCACACCGTCTGGGTGGGTGACGTTCTGATCCGGAAGGAAGCAGAAGGCACCGACACCTATGAGGCCAACCGCAACCTGGTCCTCACCGACGGCGCCCGCGCTGACTCCGTGCCGAACCTGGAGATCGAGACGGGCCTGATCGCCGGCGCCGGCCACGCCAGCGCCACCGGACGGTTCGACGACGAGCACCTGTTCTACCTGATGGCCCGCGGGATTCCGGAAGAGGTGGCCCGCCGCCTGGTGGTCCGCGGCTTCCTGAACGAGATCATCCAGCAGATCGGGGTTCCGGCCATCGAAGAGCGCCTGACGGCTGCTGTTGAGCGCGAGCTCGCGGCCACGGACAACTAG
- the sufC gene encoding Fe-S cluster assembly ATPase SufC, translating into MSTLEIKDLHVSIDTEQGTKEILKGVSLTIRTGETHAIMGPNGSGKSTLASTIAGHPRYNVTAGSITLDGEDVLAMSVDARARAGLFLAMQYPVEVPGVSMTNFLRTAKTAIDGEAPKLRTWTKDVKAAMAQLRIDADFTQRNVNEGFSGGEKKRVEILQLELFKPKFAILDETDSGLDVDALKVVSEGVNRAHAEGNMGTLLITHYTRILRYIKPDFVHVFVDGQVVEEGGPELADRLEEEGYDRYATGAGAATIAAASAATQA; encoded by the coding sequence ATGTCTACTCTTGAGATCAAGGACCTGCACGTCAGCATTGACACCGAGCAGGGCACCAAGGAAATCCTGAAGGGCGTCAGCCTGACCATCAGGACCGGCGAGACCCACGCCATCATGGGCCCCAACGGTTCCGGCAAGTCCACCCTGGCGTCCACCATCGCCGGGCACCCGCGCTACAACGTCACCGCCGGTTCGATCACGCTCGACGGCGAAGACGTCCTCGCGATGAGCGTTGACGCCCGCGCCCGCGCCGGCCTGTTCCTGGCCATGCAGTACCCGGTCGAGGTCCCCGGCGTGAGCATGACGAACTTCCTGCGCACCGCCAAGACCGCCATCGACGGCGAAGCGCCCAAGCTGCGCACCTGGACCAAGGACGTCAAGGCTGCCATGGCGCAGCTGCGCATCGACGCCGACTTCACCCAGCGCAACGTCAACGAAGGCTTCTCCGGCGGCGAGAAGAAGCGTGTCGAGATCCTCCAGCTCGAGCTCTTCAAGCCGAAGTTCGCCATCCTGGACGAGACCGACTCGGGGCTGGACGTTGACGCCCTGAAGGTCGTCTCCGAGGGTGTCAACCGCGCCCACGCCGAAGGCAACATGGGCACCCTGCTCATCACCCACTACACGCGGATCCTGCGCTACATCAAGCCGGACTTCGTGCACGTGTTCGTTGACGGCCAGGTTGTGGAAGAGGGCGGCCCGGAGCTCGCCGACCGCCTTGAAGAAGAAGGGTACGACCGCTACGCCACCGGCGCAGGGGCGGCCACCATCGCTGCTGCCTCGGCAGCAACCCAGGCGTAG
- a CDS encoding thiolase family protein, whose protein sequence is MAETGTAALPEDRQPVIIAARRTPVCRANGVLKSLRAHELLAPVLRSLLDDAGVPPESVADVVIGNAVGGGGNVARLAGLEAGLPVSVPGLTVDRQCGSGLDAIALASRLVAAGGGAVYLAGGVESISTAPLRAHRNSAGEPEFFPRAQFAPAGYGDPDMGTAAENVAEHFRVGRASQDEAALRSHRRALAAAASGAFNAEIVPLAGGRGPDGTPPVIADDGPRRGLTAAVLARFPPVFVAGGTVTAGNSCFDADGAAAVVITSVERARELGARNGLLVLGTDTAGVDPRLLGIGAAAAGERLLAAHGLTEADLGLVEFNEAFASQTIACLERLGIDPVRANLDGGALALGHAYGASGAVLVTRLLAQARRAPVQGQLALALISIAGGMGTAALLEYRTLD, encoded by the coding sequence TTGGCTGAGACCGGCACGGCGGCCCTTCCGGAAGACCGGCAACCGGTCATCATCGCCGCGCGCCGGACCCCGGTCTGCCGCGCCAACGGGGTCCTGAAGTCACTGCGCGCGCACGAGCTGCTGGCCCCGGTCCTGCGCAGTCTCCTCGACGATGCCGGTGTGCCGCCCGAATCGGTGGCCGATGTCGTGATCGGCAACGCCGTCGGCGGCGGCGGGAACGTGGCCCGGCTCGCTGGACTCGAGGCCGGCCTGCCGGTCAGCGTTCCCGGACTCACCGTGGACCGGCAGTGCGGCTCCGGGCTCGACGCGATTGCCCTCGCCTCCCGGCTCGTGGCCGCCGGGGGCGGCGCCGTGTACCTGGCCGGCGGGGTGGAAAGCATCAGCACGGCGCCGCTGCGGGCGCACCGGAACAGCGCAGGCGAGCCGGAGTTCTTCCCGCGGGCGCAGTTCGCGCCGGCCGGCTACGGCGACCCGGACATGGGCACGGCTGCGGAAAACGTGGCCGAACACTTCCGGGTGGGCCGGGCGAGCCAGGATGAGGCTGCGCTCCGAAGCCACCGGCGCGCCCTCGCTGCCGCCGCTTCCGGGGCGTTCAACGCCGAAATCGTTCCGCTGGCAGGCGGCCGGGGCCCGGACGGCACCCCGCCGGTCATCGCCGACGACGGCCCCCGCCGCGGGCTGACCGCGGCCGTGCTGGCGCGCTTCCCCCCGGTGTTCGTGGCCGGGGGCACCGTCACGGCCGGGAACTCCTGCTTTGACGCGGACGGTGCGGCCGCCGTCGTGATCACCTCGGTGGAGCGTGCGCGCGAACTCGGCGCCCGCAACGGCCTGCTGGTGCTCGGTACCGACACCGCAGGGGTAGACCCGCGGCTGCTCGGGATCGGTGCGGCCGCGGCGGGGGAACGGCTGCTCGCCGCGCACGGGCTCACGGAAGCGGACCTAGGCCTGGTCGAGTTCAACGAGGCGTTCGCTTCCCAGACGATCGCGTGCCTCGAGCGGCTGGGCATCGACCCGGTACGGGCCAACCTCGACGGCGGCGCCCTTGCGCTGGGCCACGCCTACGGGGCCTCCGGCGCGGTGCTCGTCACCCGGCTGCTGGCCCAGGCCCGCCGCGCCCCGGTGCAGGGGCAACTGGCCCTGGCGCTGATCAGCATCGCCGGGGGCATGGGCACGGCCGCACTGCTGGAATACCGCACGCTCGACTGA
- a CDS encoding metal-sulfur cluster assembly factor has protein sequence MTELNVARTGLEDVEEALKDVIDPELGVNIVDLGLLYGLKYSDDDGALLIDMTLTTAACPLTDVIEEQVGKALDGIVDEWRLNWVWMPPWGPERITEDGRDQMRALGFNI, from the coding sequence ATGACCGAACTCAATGTGGCCCGCACGGGCCTCGAGGATGTCGAAGAGGCACTCAAGGATGTGATCGACCCGGAACTCGGGGTCAACATCGTGGATCTGGGCCTGCTCTACGGTCTGAAGTACTCCGACGACGACGGCGCCCTGCTGATTGACATGACGCTCACCACTGCAGCCTGCCCGCTCACCGATGTCATCGAGGAGCAGGTCGGCAAGGCCCTGGACGGGATCGTCGACGAATGGCGCCTGAACTGGGTCTGGATGCCGCCATGGGGTCCGGAACGGATCACCGAGGACGGCCGCGACCAGATGCGCGCCCTCGGCTTCAACATCTAG
- a CDS encoding non-heme iron oxygenase ferredoxin subunit: MTDRPKGELVCNASEIQLKQALRILIDDYPVAIVKDSMGEIHAIGDTCSHADISLSDGEVEGCLIECWGHGSQFDLRSGEPLQLPAYDPVPVFAVTIQGDEVYVDVTNVLNGAEAPTFS; the protein is encoded by the coding sequence ATGACAGACCGGCCAAAAGGCGAGCTCGTCTGCAACGCCAGCGAGATCCAACTCAAGCAGGCGCTGCGGATCCTGATCGACGACTACCCCGTAGCCATCGTGAAGGACTCGATGGGAGAAATCCACGCCATCGGCGACACCTGCTCGCACGCGGACATCTCGCTCTCCGACGGCGAGGTGGAAGGCTGCCTGATCGAATGCTGGGGGCACGGCTCCCAGTTCGACCTGCGCAGCGGCGAGCCGCTCCAGCTGCCGGCCTATGATCCCGTTCCTGTCTTTGCCGTGACCATCCAGGGCGACGAGGTGTACGTGGACGTCACTAACGTCCTGAACGGCGCCGAAGCTCCGACCTTCAGCTAG
- a CDS encoding helix-turn-helix transcriptional regulator, giving the protein MSPSSSAALPGHGATRAPQVPSAPVAAVHAADADERTRDRVLNAVLEHGPISAAELGDLLGFTPAAVRRHLDHLSRDGVIEVKRVARAGAGRPARRYVLSSQGQSSLGNDYLDIAKIALRRLGEMAGPEAVRQFAVERFGEMERRYAPDVEQAGPDITARAQVLSELLGRDGFVASAASIEAKAPLPAALSSVQLCQGHCPIQQLAAEFPVFCEVETEVFSRLVGVDVRRLSTLARGGHVCTTHIPTGRPAVTRLHSPESTPVSLDQVSNHLQERP; this is encoded by the coding sequence ATGAGCCCCTCCTCTTCTGCTGCCCTTCCCGGGCACGGTGCGACACGCGCGCCGCAGGTGCCCTCCGCTCCCGTAGCAGCGGTGCATGCTGCCGACGCCGATGAGCGCACCCGGGACCGCGTGCTGAACGCCGTCCTGGAGCATGGACCCATCAGCGCCGCCGAACTGGGCGACCTGCTGGGCTTCACGCCCGCCGCAGTACGGCGTCACCTGGACCACCTTTCCCGCGATGGTGTCATCGAGGTCAAGCGGGTAGCCCGCGCCGGCGCCGGACGCCCCGCCCGCCGTTACGTGCTCAGCTCCCAGGGCCAGTCCAGCCTCGGGAACGACTACCTCGACATCGCCAAGATTGCATTGCGGCGGCTCGGCGAGATGGCAGGACCCGAGGCGGTGCGCCAGTTCGCCGTCGAGCGCTTCGGCGAAATGGAACGCCGCTACGCTCCTGATGTCGAGCAGGCCGGCCCGGACATCACGGCCCGCGCCCAGGTGCTCTCCGAACTGCTGGGCCGGGACGGCTTCGTCGCATCAGCGGCCTCGATCGAAGCCAAGGCACCCCTGCCGGCGGCACTCTCCAGTGTCCAGCTCTGCCAGGGACACTGCCCCATCCAGCAACTCGCCGCAGAGTTCCCCGTGTTCTGCGAGGTGGAGACCGAAGTGTTCTCCAGGCTGGTCGGCGTCGACGTCCGCCGGCTGTCCACCCTGGCGCGCGGCGGCCACGTCTGCACCACCCACATACCTACCGGCCGTCCGGCCGTCACGAGGCTGCACAGCCCCGAAAGCACGCCGGTCAGCCTGGACCAAGTATCCAACCATCTGCAAGAAAGGCCGTGA